A region from the Lolium perenne isolate Kyuss_39 chromosome 4, Kyuss_2.0, whole genome shotgun sequence genome encodes:
- the LOC127296943 gene encoding transcription initiation factor IIE subunit beta, translated as MALNERLSKFKQQQERCQTTLSSIAATQASTSKLQISSRSRPVNAPLAPAKQTPAIKFSNDTERLQHINSIRKSPVGAQIKLVIELLYKTRQAYTAEQINDATYVAINSNKAVFDSLRNNLKVQFDGKRFSYKSKHDLNGKDQLLYLIRKYPEGLPVVEVKDAYPTVLEDLQALKASGDIWWLSSMDSQEDIAYPNDPKSKIKVDADLKQLYREIELPRDMIDIEKELLKNGHKPATDTTKRRAAAQINGQPKKPKAKKKQKQITKRTKLTNAHMPELFDLPGGRNT; from the exons ATGGCTCTAAATGAGCGCCTCAGCAAATTTAAGCAGCAGCAGGAGAGGTGCCAGACTACTCTATCCAGCATTGCTGCAACCCAGGCTTCAACTTCCAAGCTGCAAATCTCTTCGAGGTCTCGGCCAGTGAATGCTCCGTTGGCTCCAGCAAAACAGACACCGGCTATTAAATTCTCAAATGATACAGAAAGGCTTCAGCACATCAATTCTATTAGGAAGTCTCCTGTTGGAGCACAGATCAAATTAGTAATTGAGCTTCTTTACAAG ACAAGACAAGCTTATACGGCAGAGCAAATAAACGATGCAACGTATGTTGCAATTAATAGTAACAAGGCCGTCTTTGACAGCCTGAGGAACAATCTCAAAGTACAATTTGATGGGAAGCGTTTCTCGTACAAG TCCAAGCATGATTTGAATGGAAAAGATCAACTGCTTTATTTGATTAGAAAGTATCCTGAGGGTCTTCCTGTTGTGGAGGTCAAGGATGCGTATCCAACTGTATTGGAAGACTTACAG GCTCTGAAAGCCTCTGGTGACATCTGGTGGCTGTCAAGCATGGACTCCCAGGAAGACATTGCGTACCCGAATGATCCTAAATCAAAGATCAAGGTTGATGCTGATTTGAAGCAACTGTACCGGGAAATAGAGCTGCCGCGGGACATGATAGACATTGAGAAGGAGCTCCTGAAGAACGGCCACAAGCCAGCAACCGACACAACcaagcggcgtgcggcggcgcagaTCAATGGCCAGCCAAAGAAGCCGAAGGCCAAGAAGAAGCAGAAACAGATCACTAAAAGGACCAAGCTCACAAACGCACATATGCCTGAGCTGTTTGACCTGCCTGGAGGGAGAAACACATAA
- the LOC127347985 gene encoding uncharacterized protein — protein sequence MDPDFLQTMTISNEFRSVPGLGEDSLLVGQSFPDKDSADQAIKRYALSISREHRVKQSDRSQLKVICVKLNEGCMGRVIARKSSGVCQPWHISKIEPHSCEQVGAMAKHRNVTAKYLSHILQVAVEKDINVSVKTLQETAEDQIGFSVSSGKARRAKEDIFQRLYGTYEQAYDLAPRLLHQISSSNPGTQVSRRERPHPREQNEEILDRLFWAFPQAIQAFQHCRPVLSIDGTFLTGKYKGTLLLAIAADANNQLLPIAYALVESENKDSWFWFLCCLKISVVGNRPNVCIISNRNTGLLSVLEFMKVAQDPEWGWPDLETRWCMRHLAANFYSKFKNKNWFKLFKRMCMQKTEEKMNAIWSGINAEIEKAALPQRRDRRGNTRTVNLSTWIAESCPDLSKWALSHDSGARYGIMTTNMSEVYNGVLKGVRALPITALITETWNRTLSYFADRVQVANARDALNKPWSEKMQRHLDEKAKKSQSHGFRQIDALRNKWEIHVRAKFVRGHHRGSRKHAVTLGTSSCECSCNKPKLLGYPCSHVLKAASAQNISVQSYISPYFNTYNLLHTWNGEFWTWGIE from the coding sequence ATGGACCCTGACTTCCTGCAGACCATGACCATAAGCAATGAATTTCGGTCTGTTCCAGGCCTAGGAGAGGATAGTCTGCTAGTTGGGCAAAGTTTCCCTGACAAGGACTCCGCTGACCAGGCAATAAAGAGGTATGCATTGAGCATATCTCGGGAGCACAGAGTGAAGCAGTCTGATCGAAGTCAGCTAAAAGTGATATGTGTCAAATTGAATGAGGGGTGCATGGGGAGAGTGATCGCTCGAAAGAGCTCTGGGGTATGTCAGCCCTGGCATATCTCAAAAATAGAACCACATAGTTGCGAGCAGGTGGGGGCTATGGCTAAGCACCGCAACGTCACCGCAAAATATTTGTCACATATCTTGCAAGTGGCGGTGGAAAAAGACATCAATGTTAGTGTGAAGACGCTGCAAGAGACTGCAGAAGATCAGATTGGATTCTCTGTCAGCTCCGGAAAGGCAAGGCGTGCCAAGGAGGACATTTTCCAGAGGCTATATGGCACATATGAGCAAGCATATGACCTAGCCCCCAGACTGCTCCATCAGATATCATCAAGTAACCCGGGGACTCAAGTATCCAGGAGAGAACGTCCACACCCCAGGGAGCAAAATGAAGAAATACTTGACCGTTTATTCTGGGCATTCCCGCAGGCTATACAGGCATTTCAACACTGTCGTCCGGTGTTGTCAATAGATGGTACCTTCCTCACTGGAAAGTACAAGGGTACACTCCTGTTGGCGATCGCAGCAGATGCAAACAATCAGCTCCTTCCTATTGCATATGCATTGGTGGAGAGCGAGAACAAAGATAGCTGGTTCTGGTTCTTATGCTGCTTGAAGATTTCAGTTGTCGGAAATCGCCCCAATGTTTGCATCATCTCTAATCGCAACACGGGGCTATTGAGTGTGCTCGAATTTATGAAGGTGGCACAAGATCCAGAATGGGGGTGGCCCGATCTAGAGACAAGGTGGTGCATGCGGCATTTGGCAGCCAATTTTTACTCAAAGTTCAAGAACAAGAATTGGTTCAAGCTGTTCAAGAGAATGTGCATGCAGAAGACAGAAGAGAAGATGAATGCAATTTGGAGTGGAATCAATGCCGAAATTGAGAAAGCTGCGTTGCCGCAGAGAAGAGATCGGAGGGGCAATACCAGGACAGTTAATTTGTCTACGTGGATTGCCGAGAGTTGCCCCGATTTAAGCAAGTGGGCGCTTTCTCACGACTCTGGGGCACGGTACGGCATAATGACCACCAACATGTCAGAGGTGTACAATGGTGTGCTAAAAGGTGTGCGCGCCCTCCCTATCACGGCGTTGATTACTGAAACTTGGAACCGGACTTTGTCGTACTTTGCAGACAGAGTCCAGGTTGCCAACGCTCGGGACGCACTGAACAAGCCATGGTCTGAAAAGATGCAGCGACATCTCGACGAGAAAGCAAAAAAGTCACAAAGCCATGGTTTCCGTCAAATTGACGCACTTCGGAATAAGTGGGAAATACATGTACGCGCCAAGTTTGTGAGAGGCCACCACAGAGGCTCAAGAAAGCATGCTGTCACCCTCGGAACTAGCTCGTGTGAGTGCAGTTGTAACAAGCCAAAACTTTTGGGATACCCTTGTAGTCATGTCCTCAAGGCTGCTTCTGCACAGAACATCAGCGTGCAGTCCTACATATCTCCGTACTTCAACACATACAACCTACTGCACACATGGAATGGTGAGTTCTGGACATGGGGCATTGAGTAG